A segment of the Thermoanaerobaculia bacterium genome:
CCTCGCCGAACAGGAAACGCCCGATTTCAGGCGCACCGTCGCCCTCAAGCTCATCGACCGCCACGCGGAGGACGACGAGGCGGTGCGCCGTTTCCGCGACGAGGTTCGGATCCTCGCCGCTCTCGACCATCCCGGCATCGCGCGCTTCCTCGACGGCGGGCGAAGCCCGGAGGGGATCTGGTTCCTGGCCCTCGAATACGTCGAGGGCGTCGATCTGCTCAGCCACGCGCGTCAACTCAAGCTGGACATCCCGGCCCGCGTCCGCCTGTTCCTCGCGGTCGTTGACGCGGTCGCCTTCGCGCACGAACGCGGGGTCGTGCATCGGGATCTCAAACCGGGCAACGTGCTGGTCGGCCGTGACGGTTCTCCCCGGCTGCTCGACTTCGGCATCTCGAAACTGCTGGATCCCGAGGAGGGGGCGGGCCTCACCACGACTCGGCAAGCAGGCCGCCCGCTCACTCCCGCCTACGCCAGTCCGGAGCAGCTCGAAGGCGGCGCCGTGACCACCGCTTCCGACAGCTACTCGCTGGCCGTGATGCTCTACGAGCTGCTCACGGGCGCACGCCCGAGCACCACTTCCGCGCGCTCCGGCACCGCTCCTGAGCCGCCGAGCGCTCTGGTCCGGCGGGCTTCCAGCTCGGCGCAGGAGGGCTCCACGACGGCGCGTCGATCGCCCGCCAGGCGGTTGCGCCGACGCCCCATCTCGCGCGATCTCGACGCCATCTGCCTGTTCGCGCTGCGTGCCGACCCTGCTGCGCGATATCCCGGCGCCGCCGAGCTCGCAGCGGATCTTCGGCGGTATCTCGAGGGCTCGCCGGTCATGGCGCGGCTGCGGTCAGGGCGCAGCCCGACTCGCGAGCTCCTGGCGAGGCATCGGACCGCTGCAGTGCTCACCGCCGCCCTGCTGCTCGCGGCCCTCCTGTTCGGACTGTCCTCGCTCCTTCGTGTGCAGGCCGATGGAGCGGTCCGGACAGCTCTCCGGGCTCGGTCGTTTCCTCTGGACGCCACGCGGCTCCCCACCCTGGAGGACGCGCAGCGACGATGGTCGGAGGCGCCGAGCGACACGGCCGCTGGCGCCGTGGTAGCCATGGTTCTCGTCGAGCAACGGCGATTCGAAGAGGCGCGATTCGCCATTCAGCGCATCCGCCAGATCCCTGGGCGGGAGCTCGACCCGCTTGCCGACTACGCGGAAGCGGCCAGCGCGGTGGCGCTCGGCGAGCATCAACGCGCGCTCGTCCTGTTCACCCGCGGCCTCGAGACTGCGGTGCGTGAGCAGCGCAGCGATCTCGTCGGAGGTCTGCGCCTCGCCCGCGGCACGACGCTGCTCCGCCTCGGCGAGCGCACTGCAGCGCGGAGCGAGCTCGAGGCGGCCTGTGGCGAGCTCGAAAGGGCCGGCGATCACAAGACCCTGGTGCGGGCGTGGAACGCGGTAGCGCTCGAGGATCTCCGACGTGGCGACCTCGCGGCGAGCCAGCAGGCCTTCGAGGAAGCACTCGCCGCCGCTGGGCGCGCCGGAAGCCGAGCCCTGGTGACGCGCTCGAACTTCGCGCAGCTCGACCTGCTGCGTGGACGCCCCGACCTGGCCGAGGCCAAG
Coding sequences within it:
- a CDS encoding serine/threonine protein kinase, which gives rise to MTGDPRLRDLYLEAVELDDVAREELLGRLRAAEPALAAALARLLARPESEASPIDRLPALGAPSRDPATVPTRVGPYRILREIGRGGMGRVFLAEQETPDFRRTVALKLIDRHAEDDEAVRRFRDEVRILAALDHPGIARFLDGGRSPEGIWFLALEYVEGVDLLSHARQLKLDIPARVRLFLAVVDAVAFAHERGVVHRDLKPGNVLVGRDGSPRLLDFGISKLLDPEEGAGLTTTRQAGRPLTPAYASPEQLEGGAVTTASDSYSLAVMLYELLTGARPSTTSARSGTAPEPPSALVRRASSSAQEGSTTARRSPARRLRRRPISRDLDAICLFALRADPAARYPGAAELAADLRRYLEGSPVMARLRSGRSPTRELLARHRTAAVLTAALLLAALLFGLSSLLRVQADGAVRTALRARSFPLDATRLPTLEDAQRRWSEAPSDTAAGAVVAMVLVEQRRFEEARFAIQRIRQIPGRELDPLADYAEAASAVALGEHQRALVLFTRGLETAVREQRSDLVGGLRLARGTTLLRLGERTAARSELEAACGELERAGDHKTLVRAWNAVALEDLRRGDLAASQQAFEEALAAAGRAGSRALVTRSNFAQLDLLRGRPDLAEAKLAEIAEARRREPNPVREGQARLQLAIALRDLGRAEEAAAALDRAIALLRTAGAEPSLGAALHERALAALAGGRLSEVDALAAELEAISSTTLNRRPLGFASTLRARSAALTADLAAARAGFAEARRLLLANGDLDLAAASDLAWVECEWHAGDLVEAERILAEALRPLEHPEATLPGFFGALLQIRLDLAAGRSAEGARRLAHLGNSWATSSSVGRRLSFLAARAALAASERRPVEAATDLDAAVALAAVSRNRVAELELRLELAAVRPRPGVVDGIEREARALGLLALAEQARRAGAERSLP